One stretch of Desulfocurvus vexinensis DSM 17965 DNA includes these proteins:
- a CDS encoding sensor domain-containing diguanylate cyclase, whose protein sequence is MPDPSAGTVLTPDVLTQIIDTQTAIVKLGQDLGAVMHLMAERLPLLTGAGGAIVELAEGEEMVYRAVSGIAQSNLGLRLRRQGSLSGLCVATADILTCHDSEQDQRVDRDACRKVGLRSMVVAPLLHAETVVGVLKILSPEANHFNELHIEILSRMSELVAAAMFYAARHERDELYHLATHDSMTGLANRALFYDRLRQAMTMANRNASCLGVMILDMDGLKAINDTHGHRAGDAAISELAERLHAVSRQSDTVARLGGDEFGVVLPEVQSLDNARKHAERVESAVCRPFSFESTPLELGASIGVALFPTDGTNVEGLLEKADQAMYRVKRTRKSRDGGPRSTGEQ, encoded by the coding sequence ATGCCAGACCCCAGTGCCGGGACGGTTCTCACGCCGGACGTCCTGACCCAAATCATCGACACCCAGACCGCCATCGTGAAGCTGGGGCAGGATCTGGGCGCCGTCATGCACCTAATGGCCGAGCGGCTGCCCCTGCTGACCGGAGCCGGCGGCGCCATCGTCGAACTGGCCGAGGGCGAGGAGATGGTCTACCGCGCGGTGTCGGGCATCGCCCAGTCCAACCTGGGGCTGCGCCTGCGCCGCCAGGGCAGCCTCTCGGGCCTGTGCGTCGCAACCGCCGACATCCTGACCTGCCACGACAGCGAGCAGGACCAGCGCGTGGACCGCGACGCCTGCCGCAAGGTCGGGCTGCGGTCCATGGTCGTGGCTCCGCTGCTGCACGCCGAGACAGTGGTGGGCGTGCTGAAGATTCTCTCGCCCGAGGCGAACCACTTCAACGAGCTGCATATCGAAATCCTTTCCCGCATGTCCGAGCTCGTGGCGGCAGCAATGTTCTATGCGGCGCGCCACGAGCGCGACGAGCTCTACCACCTGGCAACCCACGACAGCATGACGGGGCTAGCCAACCGGGCCCTGTTCTACGACCGGCTGCGCCAGGCCATGACCATGGCCAACCGCAACGCGTCGTGCCTGGGCGTCATGATCCTCGACATGGACGGCCTGAAGGCCATCAACGACACCCACGGCCACCGCGCGGGCGACGCCGCCATCAGCGAGCTGGCCGAGCGACTGCACGCCGTGTCGCGCCAGTCGGACACCGTGGCCCGCCTGGGCGGCGACGAGTTCGGCGTGGTGCTGCCCGAGGTCCAAAGCCTGGACAACGCCCGCAAGCACGCCGAGCGAGTGGAAAGCGCCGTCTGTCGCCCGTTCAGCTTCGAGTCCACGCCCCTGGAGCTCGGGGCCAGCATCGGCGTGGCCTTGTTCCCCACCGACGGCACGAACGTGGAAGGCCTGCTGGAGAAGGCCGACCAGGCCATGTACCGCGTCAAGCGCACCCGCAAGAGCCGCGACGGCGGCCCCCGGAGCACGGGCGAACAGTAG
- a CDS encoding DUF554 domain-containing protein: MLPVGTIVNVLAVLVGGAAGLLAGNRLPERLRLVVFQGLGLCTLAIGVTMILKMHNPLVVIFSVVMGAVAGELLGLERRFEALSERLKARLKSDNELFTDGLVTAFLIFCVGSMTILGAFDEGLRGDPTLLFTKSMLDGFAAIALAATYGLGVLFSVVPLFLYQYGLTLFAGLLQHLFTEAMIAQLTATGGVLILGIGLNLLNIKRIPLTNFLPALPLCVLLSFWF, translated from the coding sequence ATGCTGCCTGTGGGAACCATCGTCAACGTGCTGGCCGTGCTGGTCGGCGGGGCCGCCGGGCTGCTGGCGGGCAACCGGCTGCCCGAGCGCTTACGGCTGGTGGTCTTCCAGGGGCTGGGGCTGTGCACCCTGGCCATCGGCGTGACAATGATCCTCAAGATGCACAACCCGCTGGTGGTCATCTTCAGCGTGGTCATGGGCGCGGTGGCGGGCGAGCTGCTCGGGCTGGAGCGGCGCTTCGAGGCCCTGTCGGAACGGCTCAAGGCGCGGCTCAAATCGGACAACGAGCTGTTCACCGACGGGCTGGTCACGGCCTTCCTGATCTTCTGCGTGGGCTCCATGACCATCCTGGGCGCCTTCGACGAAGGCCTGCGCGGCGATCCCACGCTGCTGTTCACCAAATCCATGCTCGACGGCTTCGCGGCCATCGCCCTGGCGGCGACCTACGGGCTGGGCGTGCTGTTCTCCGTGGTCCCGCTGTTCCTGTACCAGTATGGCCTGACGCTGTTCGCCGGGCTGCTCCAGCACCTGTTCACCGAGGCCATGATCGCCCAGCTCACGGCCACGGGCGGGGTGCTCATCCTGGGCATCGGGCTGAACCTGCTCAACATCAAGCGCATCCCGCTGACCAACTTCCTGCCCGCCTTGCCCCTGTGCGTGCTGCTGTCATTCTGGTTCTAG
- a CDS encoding PaaI family thioesterase, which yields MRSYLDALQQPGQTVNPLFATLGVEVEHVTDGEATLRLPPNAGLVQGGGVVAGGVLATLADEAMAHAVIGGLAEGLITATVECSVRFLSPARPGAALRARAVVVRRGRTIVFAEASVTDSDGRLLARASGSFLVMPRRPGPEAAAPDTP from the coding sequence ATGCGCAGCTATCTCGACGCGTTGCAGCAGCCTGGGCAGACGGTGAACCCGCTGTTCGCCACCCTGGGGGTGGAGGTGGAGCACGTCACCGACGGCGAGGCGACCCTGCGCCTGCCGCCCAACGCGGGGCTGGTGCAGGGCGGGGGCGTGGTGGCCGGGGGCGTGCTGGCGACCCTGGCCGACGAGGCCATGGCCCACGCGGTCATCGGCGGGCTGGCCGAGGGGCTGATTACGGCCACGGTGGAGTGCTCGGTGCGCTTTTTGTCGCCCGCGCGGCCCGGCGCGGCGCTGCGGGCCCGGGCCGTGGTCGTCCGCCGGGGGCGGACCATCGTCTTCGCCGAGGCCAGCGTCACCGACAGCGATGGCCGCCTGCTGGCCCGCGCCTCGGGCTCCTTCCTGGTCATGCCCCGCAGGCCCGGCCCCGAGGCCGCCGCGCCCGATACCCCTTGA